A window of the Yersinia rochesterensis genome harbors these coding sequences:
- the hemN gene encoding oxygen-independent coproporphyrinogen III oxidase translates to MSENAIVWDLSLIQKYNYSGPRYTSYPTALEFSEDYDESAFEQAVKRYPQRPLSLYVHIPFCHKLCYFCGCNKLVTRQQHKADEYLAVLEKEIRQRAALFAGRQVSQMHWGGGTPTYLNKTQITHLMNLLRENFDFLPGAEQSIEVDPREIELDVLDHLRAEGFNRLSMGVQDFNKEVQRLVNREQDEDFIFALIARAKALGFNSTNIDLIYGLPKQTPESFAFTLKRVAELSPGRLSVFNYAHLPSLFAAQRKIKDADLPTAEQRLDILQHTISFLTESGYQFIGMDHFARPDDELAVAQREGKLHRNFQGYTTQGESDLLGLGVSAISMLGDSYAQNEKDLKTYYAVVEQRGNALWRGLTMTEDDCLRRDVIKTLICNFQISYQPIEQHYGIRFADYFAEDFELLAPFEQDGLVERDDDGIRVTPRGRLLIRNICMCFDIYLRKQARRQQFSRVI, encoded by the coding sequence ATGTCTGAAAACGCCATAGTTTGGGATCTGTCCCTGATTCAAAAATATAATTATTCAGGGCCGCGCTATACCTCGTACCCCACAGCCCTTGAATTTAGTGAAGATTATGATGAATCTGCTTTTGAGCAGGCGGTGAAACGCTACCCGCAGCGGCCTTTGTCGCTGTATGTGCATATCCCGTTTTGTCATAAACTTTGCTATTTCTGTGGCTGTAATAAGCTGGTGACACGTCAACAACATAAAGCTGATGAATATTTGGCGGTCTTAGAAAAAGAGATCCGCCAGCGCGCCGCGTTGTTTGCCGGGCGTCAGGTTAGCCAGATGCACTGGGGCGGTGGGACACCCACTTATCTAAATAAAACACAAATCACTCATTTGATGAATCTGTTGCGTGAAAACTTTGATTTTCTGCCCGGTGCTGAGCAGTCAATTGAAGTCGATCCACGTGAAATTGAGCTGGATGTGCTCGATCACCTGCGGGCTGAGGGGTTTAACCGCCTGAGCATGGGGGTGCAGGATTTCAATAAGGAAGTTCAACGGTTGGTTAACCGTGAGCAAGATGAAGACTTTATCTTCGCGCTGATTGCTCGCGCTAAAGCTCTTGGTTTTAACTCAACCAATATTGATTTGATTTATGGTTTGCCAAAACAGACGCCAGAAAGCTTTGCGTTTACCCTCAAGCGGGTGGCTGAACTTAGCCCCGGCCGCCTGAGTGTCTTCAATTATGCCCATCTGCCGAGCTTGTTTGCCGCACAGCGCAAAATTAAAGATGCTGATTTACCCACCGCCGAGCAGCGGCTGGATATCTTGCAGCATACCATCAGTTTCTTAACCGAATCCGGCTATCAGTTTATCGGGATGGATCACTTCGCCCGGCCAGATGATGAGTTAGCCGTTGCCCAGCGGGAAGGGAAATTACATCGTAATTTCCAAGGTTATACCACCCAAGGTGAGAGTGATTTACTCGGATTGGGGGTTTCTGCCATCAGTATGTTAGGTGACAGTTACGCGCAAAACGAAAAAGATTTGAAGACTTACTATGCCGTTGTCGAGCAACGAGGCAATGCATTGTGGCGTGGCCTGACCATGACTGAAGATGATTGCTTGCGCCGTGATGTGATTAAAACGCTGATTTGTAATTTCCAAATCAGTTATCAGCCAATTGAGCAGCATTATGGTATTCGTTTCGCGGATTATTTTGCCGAAGATTTTGAGCTATTGGCCCCCTTTGAACAAGACGGGCTGGTGGAGCGGGATGATGATGGCATTCGTGTGACACCGCGCGGGCGCTTACTCATTCGTAATATTTGTATGTGCTTTGATATCTATTTACGCAAACAAGCACGTCGGCAACAGTTTTCCCGAGTGATCTGA